In the Camelus bactrianus isolate YW-2024 breed Bactrian camel chromosome 17, ASM4877302v1, whole genome shotgun sequence genome, one interval contains:
- the LOC105072891 gene encoding death domain-containing membrane protein NRADD isoform X1 — translation MQPLGALLAGRTMLHNSSHREGMVHVGKTWREHDRDREGVWVGAGGALAPGTSSPFPPEPPGASSSIIPVYCALLATVVLGLLAYVAFKCWRSHKQRQQLAKARTTELGAFNRDQMHGDSTVFQDSPCGLEPCAPSQGPHPELGCRLYLHLPRQQQEEVEQLLEASGESDKGWQGLASRLGYRSEAVETMAQSQVPAYTLLRDWAVQEGSSATLRVLADTLAAMGREDVVRVLGPFAEGCSVVTGLEAPSSGNDPWAITQERKQERLSVWSA, via the exons ATGCAGCCCCTGGGAGCACTACTAGCTGGCAGAACTATGCTTCACAACTCCAGCCACAGGGAAGGCATGGTCCATGTGG GTAAGACCTGGAGGGAGCACGACAGGGATAGGGAAGGAGTGTGGGTAGGGGCAGGGGGAGCCCTGGCCCCAGGCACCTCCTCTCCATTCCCCCCTGAGCCTCCAGGGGCCTCGAGCAGCATCATCCCTGTCTACTGTGCCCTCCTGGCCACTGTGGTCCTCGGTCTGCTCGCTTATGTGGCCTTCAAGTG CTGGCGCTCACACAAACAGAGACAGCAACTGGCCAAAGCTCGGACTACAGAGCTGGGGGCTTTCAACAGGGATCAGATGCATGGGGATAGCACTGTCTTCCAGGACTCTCCATGCGGTCTGGAGCCCTGTGCTCCCAGCCAGG GGCCACATCCTGAGCTTGGCTGCCGGCTTTACCTCCATCTCCCTcggcagcagcaggaggaagtGGAGCAGCTCCTGGAGGCATCTGGCGAATCTGACAAAGGCTGGCAGGGCCTGGCAAGCCGCCTGGGCTACCGGTCTGAGGCTGTGGAGACCATGGCCCAGAGCCAGGTGCCAGCCTACACCCTGCTGAGAGACTGGGCTGTTCAAGAGGGCAGCAGTGCCACCCTCAGGGTGCTAGCAGACACCCTGGCTGCCATGGGCCGTGAAGATGTGGTCCGGGTCCTGGGCCCCTTTGCTGAGGGCTGCTCTGTGGT GACAGGTTTAGAGGCACCCTCATCTGGAAATGACCCTTGGGCAATAACCCAggagagaaagcaggaaaggCTGAGTGTTTGGTCAGCTTGA
- the LOC105072891 gene encoding death domain-containing membrane protein NRADD isoform X2, which produces MQPLGALLAGRTMLHNSSHREGMVHVGKTWREHDRDREGVWVGAGGALAPGTSSPFPPEPPGASSSIIPVYCALLATVVLGLLAYVAFKCWRSHKQRQQLAKARTTELGAFNRDQMHGDSTVFQDSPCGLEPCAPSQGPHPELGCRLYLHLPRQQQEEVEQLLEASGESDKGWQGLASRLGYRSEAVETMAQSQVPAYTLLRDWAVQEGSSATLRVLADTLAAMGREDVVRVLGPFAEGCSVV; this is translated from the exons ATGCAGCCCCTGGGAGCACTACTAGCTGGCAGAACTATGCTTCACAACTCCAGCCACAGGGAAGGCATGGTCCATGTGG GTAAGACCTGGAGGGAGCACGACAGGGATAGGGAAGGAGTGTGGGTAGGGGCAGGGGGAGCCCTGGCCCCAGGCACCTCCTCTCCATTCCCCCCTGAGCCTCCAGGGGCCTCGAGCAGCATCATCCCTGTCTACTGTGCCCTCCTGGCCACTGTGGTCCTCGGTCTGCTCGCTTATGTGGCCTTCAAGTG CTGGCGCTCACACAAACAGAGACAGCAACTGGCCAAAGCTCGGACTACAGAGCTGGGGGCTTTCAACAGGGATCAGATGCATGGGGATAGCACTGTCTTCCAGGACTCTCCATGCGGTCTGGAGCCCTGTGCTCCCAGCCAGG GGCCACATCCTGAGCTTGGCTGCCGGCTTTACCTCCATCTCCCTcggcagcagcaggaggaagtGGAGCAGCTCCTGGAGGCATCTGGCGAATCTGACAAAGGCTGGCAGGGCCTGGCAAGCCGCCTGGGCTACCGGTCTGAGGCTGTGGAGACCATGGCCCAGAGCCAGGTGCCAGCCTACACCCTGCTGAGAGACTGGGCTGTTCAAGAGGGCAGCAGTGCCACCCTCAGGGTGCTAGCAGACACCCTGGCTGCCATGGGCCGTGAAGATGTGGTCCGGGTCCTGGGCCCCTTTGCTGAGGGCTGCTCTGTGGTGTAA